One stretch of Sulfitobacter sp. THAF37 DNA includes these proteins:
- a CDS encoding tripartite tricarboxylate transporter TctB family protein, producing the protein MQRVLNFLALFRRERRPGDLIFAAGFLVLALACLVAVPWQAQFLGKKSLVEEPGFWPSVGVGMMVVFGAIHFVCTWNAPRLPGRLQEVILWLRSVEFVLWFSVYVGAVPVIGYLPATLLFAVLLSIRAGYRSVRMLTSAAGLALATVLVFKAGLGVRLPAGAVYQYLPDGIRSFVMVNF; encoded by the coding sequence ATGCAGCGGGTTCTGAATTTCCTCGCCCTGTTTCGCCGTGAACGCAGACCGGGTGATCTGATCTTTGCGGCAGGCTTTCTTGTGCTTGCGCTGGCCTGTCTGGTGGCGGTGCCCTGGCAGGCGCAGTTCCTGGGCAAGAAGTCCCTGGTGGAGGAACCGGGATTCTGGCCCTCGGTCGGGGTTGGCATGATGGTGGTTTTCGGTGCGATCCATTTTGTCTGCACCTGGAACGCGCCGCGCCTGCCCGGACGCCTGCAGGAGGTCATCCTCTGGCTGCGGTCGGTCGAATTCGTGCTCTGGTTCAGTGTCTATGTCGGCGCCGTTCCGGTCATTGGCTATCTGCCCGCGACGCTGCTGTTCGCGGTGCTTCTGTCGATCAGGGCGGGATACCGGTCGGTGCGGATGCTGACCTCTGCGGCGGGGCTGGCGCTGGCGACGGTGCTTGTCTTCAAGGCCGGGCTGGGCGTCAGGCTGCCTGCCGGTGCGGTCTATCAGTATCTGCCGGACGGCATCCGGTCTTTCGTCATGGTCAACTTCTAG
- a CDS encoding tripartite tricarboxylate transporter substrate binding protein produces the protein MNKLAQISLAALVSALPLAAAAEYPEKPVEFIVPWPPGDLEDILTRMIADDLQKKYDVPAAVVNKPGGGGGPFPGAVEVALAPADGYTIGSFVIDVPMVGPYIGIPPLEGNPFEPVGIFLSYPFVLAAPGDAPYSTMEELAAYARDNDVTLGHFGDVTSPARHTLAMAKALDFSYSADTAFDALDCNTLASGDVDVINTTLQLIRPCLDDLKILMSVTNARIPLLPEVPTAAEVYPDLGFSTWNGLFVHEDTPQDVRDVIAGVAQEVLSSDAAGQVAEDTGAEIYWLGFDESNAQMEKDAATMARIAGFLGE, from the coding sequence ATGAACAAACTTGCACAGATCAGTCTTGCCGCTCTTGTTTCGGCGCTGCCACTTGCCGCTGCTGCCGAATATCCCGAAAAGCCCGTCGAATTCATCGTGCCCTGGCCGCCCGGCGACCTTGAGGACATCCTGACGCGGATGATCGCGGATGACCTGCAGAAGAAATACGATGTGCCCGCGGCGGTAGTGAACAAGCCCGGCGGCGGCGGTGGCCCGTTCCCCGGCGCGGTCGAGGTGGCGCTGGCCCCTGCGGATGGTTACACCATCGGGTCCTTTGTCATCGACGTGCCGATGGTCGGACCCTACATCGGCATCCCCCCGCTGGAGGGCAACCCGTTCGAGCCGGTGGGCATCTTCCTGAGCTATCCATTTGTCCTGGCCGCCCCTGGCGATGCGCCCTATTCGACGATGGAAGAACTGGCCGCCTACGCCCGTGACAACGATGTGACGCTGGGCCATTTCGGCGATGTCACCAGCCCGGCACGTCATACTCTGGCGATGGCCAAGGCGCTGGATTTCTCCTATTCGGCGGACACCGCATTTGACGCGCTGGATTGCAACACGCTGGCGTCGGGCGATGTGGATGTGATCAACACTACGCTTCAGCTGATCCGGCCCTGCCTGGACGACCTGAAGATCCTGATGAGCGTCACGAACGCGCGCATCCCACTGCTGCCCGAGGTGCCGACCGCCGCAGAGGTCTATCCCGACCTCGGGTTTTCCACCTGGAACGGTCTGTTCGTGCACGAAGACACGCCGCAGGACGTGCGCGATGTGATCGCGGGTGTCGCGCAGGAGGTGCTGAGTTCGGACGCCGCCGGACAGGTCGCGGAGGACACAGGGGCCGAGATCTATTGGCTCGGGTTCGACGAGTCCAACGCGCAGATGGAAAAAGACGCCGCCACGATGGCGCGCATTGCCGGGTTCCTCGGAGAGTAG